Within the Eucalyptus grandis isolate ANBG69807.140 chromosome 1, ASM1654582v1, whole genome shotgun sequence genome, the region gaAGACACCAACAAGTGAGCCCACCGCTCCACATGGCacctcgtgagtggccggggACTGACCcgcccaatattttctccctctccAGTCTCCCTCCCTCGCGCCTTCTTCACTCTCAGCCAAAAccctcaaaaagaaaatttgctgCCCCACCACCAGCCGCCCTCCCAATCCCAACCCCACGTCACGGCTCCACCTGTACACGTGTCGCACGCGGAATCGCACTCAACTTGGCACCACCCTCACTCGCTCGCTCGGTCCCACCGCTGGGTTCACACTTCAAGTCCCTCGTCACTCACAGATATTTGCGTCTTCCCCGTAGGCGTCAACTGTTGAGTACGAGTCTGTTTCCTCTTTTAAATCCCGCGTCCCCGCTTCATATATAAAAGCCCAACACCCCATATCAGTAAACACTCATCACTGCTCCAGCCAGCTTCTGTCTCTTATAAACACTAGCCCCACCCCATTCATTATCCACTTCACTCCAACCCAACAGCTATCGCACTATCCCACTGCAGACGCCCTCCCACGAACCCTTTCTCTTCTGATCCCCATCCCAACTCCTGCCGCTTCGACTTCCCCACGCCGTCCTTCTCGTCGCCGCTGTCCAACGGGAGTAGCGCCATGGCAGCCCCCGGGAACTTCTCCGACGAGGAGGTGCGCCTCGCGTCCCACCACCCAAAGAAGCGCGCCGGGAGGAAGAAGTTCCGGGAGACGCGCCACCCCGTGTACCGGGGAGTGCGGCTGCGTGACTCGGGCAAGTGGGTCTGCGAGGTCCGCGAGCCCAGAAAGAAGTCGAGGATCTGGCTCGGCACCTTCCCTACTGTGGAGATGGCGGCGAGGGCGCACGATGTGGCAGCGCTCGCGCTGAGGGGCCGGTCTGCCTGCCTCAACTTCGCAGACTCCGCGTGGCGGCTGCCCGTGCCAGCGTCGGCAGACACCAAGGACATACAGAAGGCGGCGGCCAAGGCCGCGGAGGCATTCCAGCCAGTGGAGTCCGAGTCCGAGGACGTGATGTCGGGGGACGAGAAGAAGTCGCCTTCGGAGGAGGGAATGCTGTACGACGACGAGGACGTCTTCGGGATGCCGGGGTTGCTCATGAATATGGCGGAGGGGATGCTCTTGCCTCCACCACGATGCGGCGGAGATGGGTACGGCGGAGAGGACGACGGGAATCTGGATGCATACGTGTCGTTATGGAGCTATTCCATGTAGTCATTTCTCAAGTTCAGTTATACTTTTTGTGGTTAGGGACGACTGGGATGCCgtactaaaatatttttgatggAGTGCGGATGAAAGGCGAAGGTGGGTACGAAAGCAGAAGGTATTTTCGGAAGCCAATTCTCCAATTTTGGGGCATGCCGTTAGATAGATAATAGAGACTGCACGGCTCTTCTGATGTTGGGCCTCTGATGGAAGAATAAAAGTAGGCCATGTTCACGGCAGCATCGGGCATTGCATATAGTTGATAAAGAGACTGCCCGAGTCATCATGATCTTCGAATGTAATCGTGTACCATGTACAAGGCAAAGAGTGTGCTCTTGTAATTCTTATGGTTTGTTTGGGTTCAAATGCCTTTTGCTCTGGCCCATTAAGACGATAAATTGAACATCCCTATTGTAAAGCTCTTAAGGCTTATTAAATTTTGGGTTTAATTTTTGTTCGAAGGACACGATTGGGTTTGTTAAAAACTAACCCATTCCGAAAAGAAAACTCATCAAGCCCATTTTATTGAAGTTAAATGCATTAGGCCCATCGAACTAAACTCAGCCCAAGCACGTCTAAAGCCGAAATCAGCCCGAATTTACCAATCCTAATTAAACCCAAGCTCATTAAACCTATTTAGGCTCAAAGCCCATTCGGtctaattaaaactaaacaaatCCAATGTATAGTCATTTATcactcccttttccttttctctttctcttttttttttcataatttttttttattctcttctttctGCATCGTTTTGTTCCTTGGACTTCACCGAGGCCACGCCAAGGACTCCCTTTCTTGGTGCTTCGCCGGAACGAATCGTCCTCCGGCCAATGATTGCCTACTAATCTTCTTCTCCACTCCAAAAACATCAACACCTCTCCCAGTCACCAATCCTGGCCACTACCCGGTTGTCGGCCGCCCCTCTCTCACCATGGCCAAACCTCATCGGCGACTTTAATGTCGGTTGAGAAAAACGCATTGCAACGAAAGCCATTCCAACACATATATGTACACcgagacaaaaagaaaggacTGAGGCCTCTAACCGCAGGCTTGTCTAGTGAGAGGTATGGATTTTGCGGGTAGTAGACGTTCATCCATGGTCGACTTAGGCATCAAACGATATGCcactaaataaaaaagaaacccaATTCAGTGATAACGCAACAATATTAGAACAAATTTAGTGCAaaacaaagttttttttttttttttttttgcaaaacaaacattTTAAGAATTGATTTTATGAACTCGAATTTGATGCTTTATTCAAGCATTTTGTCAAACGGTTGATAGGCAGTTCGAAACATCACTTCCATGTTCAAATTCTACGTCGTTCATGGCCTAAACCCAACATATTAAGCTCCAAATCCGCATTATTGGCAACAAATCAGTTTGGTTTTTGCACGATCTGCCCAAAATCTCATTGGTTTGATTCGATGTTCTCAAACTTGATAAGCAAGGGAGAAATAGGGCATTTTCCATGCTTCAAGggaaaagtcctaaacttattgcatgggtatcaatttagtcataaacttttcaatttgatcaatttaatcctaaacattttcacatttataccaatttaatccatcTGAATAATTTAGGTCAAAAATTGCTAGTAAAGTGGACTCCGAGCATCCTACATGGCATGAGTAACACTAAAGTggacattttaaaaaaactattttaatatttttctgaattttaaaatttttaaactattttttcCCTTACTCTTTTCttcgccttttctttttccggtGGCTATCGTCGACCCCCAACCACAGACCATGGCTGACAAGGGTTGACTACTCTTAGGCGAGGGTAAGCGCCAACCATGCCTCACCATGCCTTGCCAAGCCTCCCCGGTTGAGGGTGAGACCTGGCGAGCTTGGGTGATAGCAGGCCTTGCCCTAGTCTAGGTGAGGAATAGCCTCCTCAACGCAAGATCGACCCTCACCCAAGCGAGGGTTGGCCATGTTGAGCCTTGCTTGGGTGAGGGCGAGTTGTAATAAGCCCCACTTAAGGTCTCATTGGAGCTTGCACTTACCCAAGCGAGGCTCTGTGAGGTGCAACAAGGCTACCTTAGCTTGGGCAAGGGTTAGCTTCACCATATCTAGTGAGGGGACCTTGCCTAGCCGTGCCTGGACGGCCGACACTCGCCCTCTCTCAAGCATGGTCCGGTGACGTCAACCCTCACTTGTAGCTGGCAAGGGCAACCTCCCCTAGGCAAGGTCAACTCCCATTGGCTGTGGCCATGGCCGTGGCTCACGATAGCcactataaaaagaaaaggcaaagaaaaaggaatggagaaaaagtcattaaaatattattaaaatattattaaaaatgtcaacATTAATACCGGCCATATCATGTAGCATGGCTGGTGTTTGCGTAAGTAATTTCGaacttaaattgataaattgatcaGATAGACTAAATTTATACCAAtgtgtttaggactaaattagtataactGAAAGATTCATGACCGAATCAATAccaatataataagtttatgacttttttgatactttttttcATAGTTTGGGCTTGAAGACGTCTATCGGGAGGGGTCGTTGAATGGAGCTCACACGTGGCCGAGGCTCCTTTTGCTCTTTGTTCAATCTTAGTTCTCACTCTCTTGACCTCTATCTCTCTCGGCTCACTCTCTATGTCTAGTAAGCAAGCACGCCCCCTCCCCtagcctctctctccctctcttcttttgaaTGTCATCGGGCCGACGGCCATGCCATCTCGCCCTTTGCCCGGTTGGCCTGTCGACTTAATCCCAAACCAAAAATCACGTTGCCTTCTCCCCCGCCTTGCTTCTATATGTTGCTATGTTGCGAAGCgtgaaggaagaggagaagaaaggagGTAGTAAAGGGCCGagctaaaggaagaaaaatggtcgagccggggaaaagaaagaagagaagacttggccttttttttttaaaataaaaaattttaatttttttttcacttttatatttttctaataaattctATTATTATTCATGTAAATGCTCTTAATGTTACATGCTAtgcaattttaatatttttttttaaggattgaaaattaatttctatttttttatgcaatcaaatcctaaattgatagccaaaatttaagtgtcaacaatgataatttatcattaatgccaaaacttgaaaatttaaaatcgaTGTTGAATTTAGCTTGATTATCTCTAAATCAATTTTCCATATTCGACCTTAAGCGTATAATGTATCGGATTCACGACTTCATTTGATTGATAATtactaaattatataaaaataaacaaataataccACATATCTCTCGTGTATGCCTTTGAATTATGTTTGAGTAAAAAAATCAAGCACTATTAAACTTAGGCTCGCATAGTTCTAAGATTTAAATTACTCATAACTCCACTGAATTAGTGCGGTAttgagtagttaatatatcataatggACCCACAATTTATTGGCTTAAGCTTTAAAGTAAAAGTGAGTCCAATCGAGTACGTGAAGAGGCCTGGACTTAAGCTCCCTCTTGACGATCTTGAGCTTGTGTAGAAAGCCCATTGGTGAAAATCTCATAAAAGAAATCTAATGATTAATGGTTGGTGAATATCTCAAAGTGAAATCTCATTATTGATGCTTATGAGATCATGGATAGTTGGTGCTTTTGAATAAAAGTGGGTCCAATTGCATAGGTTAAGAGAGACTCAGACTTGGGCACACTTTTAGCAATATCCCTGAGCAAAAGGTATTAAATTTTTGCTGCGTTCGCTCAATAAAATAAACGGTCAGGTttaccaaaaagggaaaaagaccCATGAAAAGATGGGGACTAATAAAAAGATCGGAAAGGAATTCAGACGCAAAAGGACCTATGCTTTTGCACAGACGACCCGAGATGATCATTCGATAGCATTCCGCGGTATCGAATACTCCGTGGTGGCAGTGGGTGTTCCCAAAACAGGCATCGAAGATATTTCAGGTGAAAACTAGGAAGTCCCCATCTCCCTCCGGTAGAAGCAGGAAGTCCCCCGCCCCATCTTCCCTCAGTCGAAGCCCTCGAAAGGAAAATTTGCAGCCCCACACCACCGACCCTCCCACCCCCAATCCCAACCCAATCCACATGCCACGTCACGGCCCCACCTGCACACGTGTCGCACGCAACCTGGCCCGACCCTCACTCGCTCTTTCTCTCCACAGCTGGGCTTCACAATTCAAGTCCCTGTCAATGAGATTCGGCGTCTTCCCCGTAGGCAGGAAACTCTCGAGTACGAGTCTGTTTCCTCTTTTAAATCCCGCGTCCCCGCTTCATATATATAAACCCAACTCCCCTCACTCCTAACTCTCTACACCATACCCCCATATCAGTAAACCCTTCTCACTGCTCCAGCCAGCTTCTGTCTCATATAAACACTAGCCTCACCTCACTCATTATCCGCTTCGCTCCTACTCAACAGCTATCGCGCTATCCCAGCGCAGACGTCCTCCCGTGAACTTCTCTGACGAGGAGGTGCGCCTCGCATCCCACCACCTGAAGAAGCGCGCCGGGAGGAAGAAGTTCCAGGAGACCCGCCACCCCGTGTACCGTGGGGTGCGGCTGCGTGACTCGGGCAAGTGGGTCTGCGAGGTTCGCGagcccaaaaaaagaagtcgAGGATCTGGCTCGGCACCTTCCCTACTGTGGAGATGGCGGCGAGGGCGCATGACATGGCAGCGCTCGCGCTGAGGGCCAGTCCGCCTGCCTCAACTTCACAGACTCCGCATGGCCGCTGCTCACGCCGGTGTTGGCGGATGCCAAGGACATACAAAAGGCGGTGGCCAAGGCTGCAGAGGCATTCCAGCCGGTGGAATCTAAGGACGTAATTGGGTCGATCGCCGATATGGCGGAGGGGATGCTCTTGTCTCCCCCCCAATGCGGTGGAGATATATATGGCGGAGAGGGCGACGGGAACTTGGACACATATGCGTCATTATGGAGCTATTTCATCTGACCATTTCTCAATTTCACTTGTACATAGAAGTTGTTTAATAGAGTGCGGAAGCCATTTTTGTGGTGTGCCATTAGATAAAAAGCATATCGATGATGAAGCACAGGTCTTCTGATGTTGGGCCGCCGATAGAGCGGATAGGAAAGTGAAACGAAGCCCAAAAAAATAGGCTGTGTTCAAGGTAACATCGGGTGTTGCTTATAATTAATAAAGAAACTGCCTGAGTCATCATGAATTTGAGAGAAGCGGTTTTTAGACTTACCCAATTGATCTTCGAATGTATCGTGTATATGTGCCAATGAAATTCGCATGGGTTCTGTAGGTTCAGGTCCTTCTTGTTCTCGACTAAATCCTTGAGGAGCCCAGCAAATGCATCCGGGCCCATTAAGAGGGTTAACAGAACAATCCCGTTCTGTCGATACTTTGCAATGAGCTCATGGATAAAGGAAAGTGACGGAACCTATAGACATAGACATAGACACGATACAATCCCATATGAATGCATTAATCTAGAAGACATGATGATGattcatattgaaattgattttacaCAAGCCAATATTAATTCACAACTTAgggtttaaattcttaacatacatatgattttcaatcatgagttgtcactaatctattttttgtttgatcgattagaaacccaattAAAGTAATGGgataattacttcactcctatgaaccaaaaattgtgagcatggggacttgattatgctagatttctctaacgccattttcagtaccttttttcttttattccgaaaaatattttgcaggcaacttgcattaattttaacttactccttaacatgtgaggtaatcaAACAAGTGTGCAACCATTATTTAACACTCAATGATCAAAGcgttaaataaattgtgagGAAAGGGAAGAATTATCTAtttcaaagcaacgaaagcatatACAGTAGTGTTAGTTAGAAAATAACTCATCATCCTAAATATAAATTCTAATTAATACGGAATTccactcaattttctttttagattttctcCTGTCTAATGAAATCCATGCTTTATGTAATGCAACTATTCTAAAGGCAATACCATAGACAAATGATGATGTATAACTACGTATCCTAATCATGACATACAATTTGCAGTCACACACAATcttaattaaatgacctaacATGCCACCcctaaatgacatgtgactaATGACATGACGCAAATGACGGCATGAAAGATGACATGGCACATGACGTGGCATGAGTTATGACATGGCACATGACGTGGCATGAGTTATGACATGGCATATATGATGTTACACAATGACATAGTATGCAATGATTTCGTGCCGGGCATGACATGGAATGATGTGGCATAGATGGCATGGTACACGTGATGTAGCATGTAATAATGACGAGGCAACATGACATGACATTTCTagacctaattctatatgacatgcaatatTAAATGAGCTTAATATGCAAACTATATGACATGTACATGACACAACCTAAGTAACATGACATGCATGCGATTTTTTGTGcgtttttccataaaaattcgaattaaaaataatcttaCCTAGTTCT harbors:
- the LOC120286459 gene encoding dehydration-responsive element-binding protein 1D-like — encoded protein: MAAPGNFSDEEVRLASHHPKKRAGRKKFRETRHPVYRGVRLRDSGKWVCEVREPRKKSRIWLGTFPTVEMAARAHDVAALALRGRSACLNFADSAWRLPVPASADTKDIQKAAAKAAEAFQPVESESEDVMSGDEKKSPSEEGMLYDDEDVFGMPGLLMNMAEGMLLPPPRCGGDGYGGEDDGNLDAYVSLWSYSM